From a region of the Mercurialis annua linkage group LG1-X, ddMerAnnu1.2, whole genome shotgun sequence genome:
- the LOC126670101 gene encoding uncharacterized protein LOC126670101, with product MPVQAATFEIKPSTIQLLENRCAFYGLSHEDPNAHIASFLGVLNTFKLHGITADQTKLRMFPVSLRDKASLWLHSLPNESIRTWRELAQAFLNKYFPHGKTTKLTKDILEFVQFEGESLYEAWERFKDLQRSVPHHRLNREHVIQIFYDGTTITTRGTIDAASGGSLMQKTYEEALDLVEKLAIVSSTWGPIDRRAPSTQKSLMTHDQVKEMEAIKAINTSLQAQVDALKRQLNPRNAPVAYVQVGCEFCRDFNHSGGECLVTGQALSEQVNYIGGQRQGNAQGSNQVGSSFQGNNRPPQQQGHYEGNQGQGYNYGGRPQHPPGFQPQRNVDDGNVLYKVLEKLDKMEQRELDARQREKNQASTIHHLETQISQLAINLQGRPQGGLPSTTETNPREHVKAIKVVELRSGRVLDVDHNKDFEKANGKRPMIVEVEPQVVIDVASSSQELPKSCEEVAIDIDVEEPYVRPPPPPPFVPKVPFPSRLRKAPDNKKFHKFLEIFKKLQISMSLGDALREMPQYAKKICGNQPIKQTSMMLQLADHSLKRPHGVAEDVLVKVGKFIFPVDFVVLDSAVDKDCPMILGRPFLNTGRALVDVNARKITLRMNDESMVFDIKHGKSKCEEEKCMKIDTIEPTLHVPIKEVPKKEPEVVCAKIETTPHIKPRKGKPKCWASWKLKLNGIATASKRQICMDVATLGEYVQVRTSQAHSHAGKLISKWSRPFKIRRKLNDGLIELEGANGDVFKVLGEWCKPYPRVLIDENRKQVALFDPP from the exons atgccggttcaagcggcaaccTTCGAGATCAAGCCAAGTACCATACAACTCTTGGAGAACCGTTGTGCCTTTTATGGGTTAAGTCACGAGGATCCAAATGCGCACATTGCTAGTTTCTTGGGTGTACTTAATacgttcaagcttcatgggataaccgcGGATCAAACCAAGTTGAGGATGTTCCCCGTCTCTTTAAGGGACAAGGCTAGTCTATGGCTTCACTCGCTACCTAATGAGTCAATACGCACTTGGAGGGAGTTGGCGCAAGCCTTTCTCaacaaatatttccctcatggcaAGACCACAAAGTTGACCAAGGATATACTTGAGTTTGTTCAATTCGAAGGGGAGTCACTTTATGAGGCATGGGAGCGGTTCAAGGATCTACAAAGGAGCGTCCCACATCATCGGCTCAATAGAGAGCATGTTATTCAAATCTTCTATGATGGGACAACTATTACTACTAGAGGCACTATTGATGCGGCGTCGGGGGGATCGCTAATGCAAAAGACTTATGAAGAAGCTCTTGACTTGGTGGAGAAATTGGCCATAGTTAGTAGTACATGGGGGCCCATAGATAGAAGAGCGCCATCTACTCAAAAGTCGTTGATGACTCATGATCAAGTGAAAGAGATGGAGGCCATAAAAGCAATAAATACTTCACTTCAAGCTCAAGTAGATGCTCTTAAGAGGCAATTGAACCCAAGAAACGCTCCGGTAGCTTATGTTCAAGTGGGATGCGAGTTTTGTAGAGATTTCAACCACTCGGGGGGAGAATGCCTAGTTACGGGGCAAGCTTTGAGTGAGCAAGTGAACTACATTGGGGGTCAAAG gcaaggcaatgctcaagggtcTAATCAAGTGGGTTCAAGTTTTCAAGGCAACAATAGGCCTCCACAACAACAAGGTCACTATGAAGGCAATCAAGGTCAAGGGTACAACtatggtggtagacctcaaCACCCACCCGGTTTTCAACCACAACGGAATGTGGATGATGGGAATGTGCTTTACAAGGTGCTAGAGAAGTTGGATAAAATGGAGCAAAGAGAGCTTGATGCTAggcaaagggagaagaaccaagcttccacGATCCATCATTTAGAGACTCAAATCTCCCAACTTGCCATTAATCTTCAAGGTAGACCTCAAGGAGGATTGCCGTCCACTACGGAAACTAATCCTAGAGAGCATGTGAAAGCCATCAAAGTTGTGGAGCTTCGAAGCGGTAGAGTCCTTGATGTTGATCATAACAAGGATTTTGAAAAAGCTAATGGCAAGAGGCCAATGATTGTGGAGGTtgagcctcaagtggtaatAGATGTTGCAAGCTCTAGTCAAGAGCTACCAAAGTCTTGTGAGGAGGTGGCCATTGATATTGATGTTGAGGAACCATATGTGaggccaccaccaccaccaccttttGTGCCTAAAGTaccattcccaagccggttgaGAAAGGCCCCGGACAATAAAAAGTTTCATAAGTTTCTTGAAATCTTCAAGAAACTTCAAATAAGTATGAGCTTAGGGGATGCCTTGCgagagatgccccaatatgctaa GAAAATATGTGGAAACCAACCGATAAAACAAACTTCCATGATGCTCCAATTGGCCGACCATTCGCTCAAGAGACCGCACGGGGTTGCGGAAGACGTGCTAGTAAAAGTGGGCaagttcatctttccggtggacttTGTTGTGCTTGATTCTGCGGTCGACAAAGATTGCCCCATGATTCTTGGGCGTCCTTTTTTGAATACCGGGAGAGCATTGGTTGATGTTAATGCGAGGAAGATAACATTGAGAATGAATGATGAGAGCATGGTGTTTGACATCAAGCATGGAAAAAGCAAGTGTGAGGAGGAGAAATGCATGAAGATTGATACTATTGAGCCCACATTGCATGTGCCAATAAAGGAGGTTCCTAAGAAAGAACCCGAAGTTGTGTGTGCAAAAATCGAAACAACACCTCATATCAAGCCACGCAAAGGAAAACCAAAATGTTGGGCATCATGGAAGTTGAAGCTCAACGGGATAGCAACCGCAAGCAAGAGACAAATATGCATGGACGTTGCTACTCTTGGTGAGTACGTCCAAGTTCGAACCTCTCAAGCACATTCACATGCGGGGAAGTTGATTTCTAAGTGGAGCAGACCATTTAAGATACGGCGCAAATTGAATGATGGTTTGATTGAGTTGGAGGGGGCCAATGGAGATGTTTTTAAGGTGCTTGGAGAATGGTGCAAACCATATCCTAGAGTGTTGATCGATGAAAATCGCAAGCAAGTCGCTCTTTTTGATCCTCCATGA
- the LOC126671162 gene encoding mitochondrial import inner membrane translocase subunit PAM16 like 2-like isoform X1 → MAAKILANLIVMGSGILARAFVQAYRQALTNASKSGVAQETIQNTIRRGSKVMTEQEARQILGVTEQTSWEEIIQKYDGLFERNAKNGSFYLQSKVHRAKECLEAVHQGKGEDNPS, encoded by the exons ATG GCAGCTAAGATTCTTGCAAACTTAATTGTCATGGGCTCTGGTATTTTAGCTCGAGCTTTTGTGCAAGCTTACCGCCAGGCACTCACAA ATGCCTCAAAATCCGGTGTTGCCCAAGAAACAATACAGAACACTATCCGGAGAGGAAGTAAAGTGATGACGGAACAAGAGGCTAGACAAATTCTTGGCGTAACTGAGCAAACTTCTTGGGAAGAGATAATACAA AAATATGATGGTTTATTCGAGAGAAACGCCAAGAACGGTAGCTTTTACCTCCAGTCAAAAGTTCATCGGGCGAAGGAATGTTTAGAGGCTGTACATCAAGGCAAAGGCGAGGACAACCCTAGTTAA
- the LOC126671162 gene encoding mitochondrial import inner membrane translocase subunit PAM16 like 2-like isoform X2, which yields MLLEADWQCSGVDSLSGCVLVNLKYDASKSGVAQETIQNTIRRGSKVMTEQEARQILGVTEQTSWEEIIQKYDGLFERNAKNGSFYLQSKVHRAKECLEAVHQGKGEDNPS from the exons ATGCTTCTAGAGGCTGACTGGCAGTGTTCTGGAGTTGATTCTCTCTCAGGCTGTGTCCTAGTCAATCTCAAATATG ATGCCTCAAAATCCGGTGTTGCCCAAGAAACAATACAGAACACTATCCGGAGAGGAAGTAAAGTGATGACGGAACAAGAGGCTAGACAAATTCTTGGCGTAACTGAGCAAACTTCTTGGGAAGAGATAATACAA AAATATGATGGTTTATTCGAGAGAAACGCCAAGAACGGTAGCTTTTACCTCCAGTCAAAAGTTCATCGGGCGAAGGAATGTTTAGAGGCTGTACATCAAGGCAAAGGCGAGGACAACCCTAGTTAA